The genomic segment GGAAACAATCAGCTTAGGctgagaaggagagaggaaaaggatgATTATTCCACTGCATATATGGTGACACAGAGGTTCAAGGAATTTGAGATTCACAGAAGTTCATATAACCAGAAATGATTGGTTGATGACAGAAATTCAGTTCTTTGACCCCAATTCCAGTGCACTGTCATCCTATTATTTCACTCAGTCTAAGAGATCATGCAAATTAAATTTCCCTTCAGAAAGAACAATTGTTGTAGTCTTTTCAAAATCCCTAGTTTATGCCTGAGTATCATTTATTCAGAGGCTACATTTGGAGTATTATCAGGTCTGGAAATAGTTCTAAGATGGGATTTAGTCTAACACACATTTATTTGGATAGGGATGAATATAATACAAGATTTGTTTGGGATACTGAAGTATAATACCTCAAAATTACAGTTATGGTGCTcctataaatgaataaaaaatcacagaaattcaagaaaaaaaaaagattaaaaaagtaaaataaaccaaATTAGAGTAGGAAGGCTCATCCtacaaagtttaaaataaattacagtatttctattattaaactggaaccctggtagctcagtggataagagtatggctgttaaccaaaaagtcagcatttcaaaatcaccagtctctccttgaaaacctatggggcaattccactctgtcctatagggtcactgcgagtcagaaacaactcaacaacaggattctttgtttctttgtttgttttggcttatTATTAATATATTGTTATATTGGGACAAGCAGAAATTCAAGAGCCATATGAACATCTTTCTTTAGCCATATGAGAAAGATAAAATTGTATCTCTTTCTTACTCCATACATCAAAACAGGTTTTGAAAACAAAGTTGAAAATTTAGTTGACATGAATATACAGAGACttcatagaaaaaaaacaaaataaaataaataaatttgaggaAAGAAAAATTGAGGAAATAATCTCCAGTTGTATCACACAGGGGAGAAAATGACAATTAGtcctatagaaaaaaatgaacagaagataCCATTAAAGAGTCcaaattaaagaaatacaaataatgCTAAAATGTTTGAAGAGTTGTGCAATCGGGCTCATATTAATAGAAGGACAAATGAAAACTGCCTTTAGATATCACTGTCACCTATCTGATTGGCACATAATCAGCAGTCAATTATTATTTGACAGTTATGAGCTCTATGGATACACACACTTGATAACTAATGGGGAGCATGGGAGTGTTCAGGAGACGCagcaaaatgaatttgaaatataaaatgatTCTTATAAAGTGTTCTTAATGATAATATaattttcttccaggttttctaaTAAAGTTAATTTTAATTGTTTGGTTTTTGTCCTCTAGAGATTGGAACAACACAGTCTCTAGTGTTCATGTCCCAAGGTTGTGACACAGATATAAGATACATATACTTTTACTCCCAGCCAAGTTTCCCAGAGACAGGAGAGGCCTTCTCTTTGCCATTAGcaggtttggtttaagatttaaagacatTATGATAGTAAGGTATCTTGGAAACAAAGTAAAAGGGGGAAAACGTAAACTTTAGATGTAGAGAGTTCTTGAGGAATACCAATCCATCACAAAAGGTACTTGTCTGAACATGCAAGGAACAGGATGTGCACCCCTTATGTAGAGCTTTGGATAGAGGACTTGGCCCCTCAGTAATAGTGCCCTGAATGACAGGTACCTCAGGTGGGGCAATAGAGGAGCCTTGAGAGATTTGAGAatgtatattttcatattttgtaaatttttggaGCAGTCGTCAAGGTACAGTAGAAAAGTATTTAAGTAGAGTGGAATAATCAGAGATTGGATAGaatctttagtaaaaaaaaaaaaaaacgaaaactatctatctacctatcatgtATGCATCATCTCTCTCAATCGTTCCGCCTTTAACTAAAATTACAAAGCATAAATCAGGGAACTCATGTATCCCCTGAGAGCAAACGAACAATAAAATGGGAGGTAATTAAAGGAAGAAATTTTACCTATCCTATTTCCTTGACTGAATGGGAAAATACATTTATCACCAATTTAATATCACCATTTGGGACAGAAAACAACCATTGCATTAAAGACATATATTTGATTAAAATTAAGATTTAAATGCCTTAGATAAATGAAATGTATTGTTAAGGAAAAATATGTGATAATTAAAATGACTAATTGTGCCATGGGATTGCCTTTTGAGGTTGTCTTTAACACTCAGGTTGGGGGACTCAGTACGGCATATGACCTGACATCTTTATTTCAAGGACCATCTGAAAATGATGTGTTGAGTTTCAGAATCAGAGACAAACTTACCAAAAATCATAGATAGAGAAGGAGTTTCTCGTTATATTGGGATCTAAGAGTTGCTGGACACCAATTCCAGAAATACAATGATTCTTTTGTATTAATGTTTTCTCATGAAAtgacttaattgtgctctaatAGTCCATGTTTTTAATTCTTATACATACATAATACAGGGTCAGAATGAGTATCCTAGATGTGTCGGAGGAAAAGAAGTGaattggagaggctgtggcaaTGGGAATTTCTCAGTACAAGAGTCTTTAGTTATTCCTGTGTGAAAACATCTCTAAATCCTATTCTCCTCTGTTTCATCTGCATCCCGCTCTCTGCTCTACCTCTGTGGCACAGAACAGTGTCATTGGACTATTTCCCATGATTTTAGAGTCTCTACTTTGCTCAAAATTTAAGAGGGTGATCATTAACAAAGGAAATGTGTTAGGTAGACTTATAAGATGGACCATTGTATGGACTTGAGAAATGAGTCCATGGCTGGGGATCATAGACTGGATTTTATCTGCACGTTGTTGTGAAAGTCAaggcatcttttttttattattattttaatttttattgtgctttaagtgaaagtacacaaatcaagtcagtctctcacaggaAAACTTATAaacaaacaccttgctatattctcccaattgctctctccctaatgagacagcctgctctctccctccactctctcttttcctgtctttttcaccagcttctacccCTGTCTACCCTCTTAGCTCCCCTCCAGAGagtagatgccaacacagtctcaagtgtccacctgatccaagaagctcactggcattcctctccatcccattttccagttcaatccctgtctgaagagttgtctttaggaatggttcctatcctgggccaacagaagttctggggccatgaccaccggggttttactagtctcagccagaccattaagcctggtcttttcacgagaatttcaggtctgcatcccagcactctcctgctccctcaggggctctcgaTTGTGTTCCtaatcagggcagtcatcagttgtagccaggtaccatctagctcttctggtctcaggctgatgtagtctctggtttatgtggcccttgctatctcttgggctcataattaccttgtgtccttggtattcttcattctcctttggttcaggtgagttgagaccagttgattcatcttagatggctacttttTAGTGTTTAATACCCAGatgccactgtccaaagtgggatgcagaatgttttcttaatagattttactatgccaattgacttagatgtttcAAGGCATCTTCTGAGTGCTGTTATGCCATctttagaataagaatgtagactGGATTATATTTATCATCTGCCCTAGTCTTTTTATTCCTCAAACAATGAGGGAGGATTGGAACTCAGAACTACCAGatttgaagaatgaaaaaatattgCCAACAAGTCAACTGGGAAACATGGGGACTTCATGAGTATAAGAGTAGCACCGTGCTTGATAaatttttcaatgtctgatttttcagaattagatcaccaaccCTTTTTTAAAAGGTGACTGTGGGTGGGCAGGAACCTTCAAATTTTTGGTTTCTAGCCAAAGGCATTAACCAATAGTACCACACAGGCTGCTAAAAAGTAATTGAGATTTATTTTGATATGAGTTATAGTGTGTCAGAAGAAAAACCTAGATTAAAGTGCTATGCTgaattaacaataaaaacacaaatgggaAGTGCTAAGGCTGTCCATTCTTTATGTCCACAGTGTGTAGATGTTATGATCtgattaaataatataatttaggtgtttctgatttttgttattgactgtGAGACTGACATAATCCAACATCGGGCTAGGCTTGTCTTCTATGAACTGATTACATTCAAGGAGAGCTGAAGTTGTTATGTGAGAACTTGACTTAAAATTACAGAACGATCTCTAAATTCTTTAAGTggtaatcatattttaaaattttagacaTTTACCACATTTTGGTTAATAAAAATATAGATTCCAAAAGAGATATGCTTTCCAGTCTTGACGTGTGGAAGTGGATCCAAGCTTCCTATATCCCCactatgttattattatttttttttaacttctaggaCTGACTTTTAgatttcgacaaacagatgccaTGTTATTGTCAGACAGTAATAAAAGTGGTGTCCCATTTGCTCTTTTGGGCTTCTCAGATTACCCAGAACTGAAGATTCCCCTCTTCGTGGTATTTCTGGCCATCTACAGTGTCACCGTTGTAGGGAATATTGGGATGATTGTAATCATCAAAATTAACCCCAGACTGCACatccccatgtactttttcctcagccacctctcaTTTGTGGATTTCTGCTCTTCCTCCATCATTGCTCCCAAGATTCTGGAGAATCTAGTTGTAGAAGACAGAGCCATTTCATTTTTAGGATGTGTAGTGCAATTATTTCTCTTTGGTACCTTTGTGGTGACTGAATCATTTTTATTAGctgtaatggcctatgaccgctttgtggccatttgcaaccctctgctctacacagttgCCATGTCCCAGAGACTCTGTGCTATGCTGGTGGGGGAATCATATGCATGGGGAGTAGGGTGTTCCTTGACACTCACATGCTCTGCTTTGAAATTATCTTTTCATGGTTCCAACATAATCAATCACTTCTTCTGCgagttctcctcacttctttccctttcttgctcTAATACTTACCTCAATGAGTTGTTGCTTTTTATCATTGCAACTTTTAATGAGGTGAGTGTATTACTTATCATTCTCACCTCTTATGTGTTTATtgttgtcaccatcttgaaaatgAGTTCAGCCAGTGGTCATCGTAAGGTGTTCTCTACCTGTGCCTCTCATCTGACTGCTATCACCatcttccatggcaccatcctGTTCCTCTACTGTGTGCCCAACTCCAAAAACTCCAGGCACAATTTCAAAGTAGCCTCTGTATTTTACACAgtggtgatccccatgttgaatcccttgatctacagcctgaggaataaggatgtcaagaaCACAGTGAGCAAGAAAAAGGATATTAAATTCTTTTTTCAATAAACATAGTATTTCAGTAGTATTTGTCCCTAACTAGAAATAAAGTTTGTCCAAAAAGCTTGTTTCTGAAGATATCTATAAAAATTATAAGTAATATTTCACAGTAGAAAGGATTTGGATTTTGGTTCAAGGTGACTAAATTTGGCTTTGTCTCATAATTGTAGGAAAAGACTGCAAGCTCTTTCATTTTTTAGCTTTAAATCTATGAAAATGTGATATCATGCGGTAGGTCATTATCCTAGCGTGAAGACCAAAAGATAATACAGTTATCATGTGGGGCACCTTGCATTATCTGAATAAACATTAATTCCATCCTTCTGGCTCATAAGATACCTGGAGTATAGAAATTTCTTAAGAAACACACTTTTTtgcttatgtatatatatatatatgtacatacaaatGGAATTAAAGATAAGACATGCCTTCAAGAAATGCATAATCTAGTGGTGATGCTGGAGCAATAAAGAAAGTGGATGTTGTCACTATAATCATTACCCTAGAAGGTTTGGGCCAAGGAATAATTAGAATCAATTTAGAGATATTAGAAATATGTCATCATAAAAAAGATATTATTTGATGATGGCCTGGAGGATGGGCAGGATTTTAGGATACACTTTTCAGTGAAAAAGGCATTTTATTCAGGACAGACCAGAATGAACAAACTCAAGGAAATGAGTCTGTGATATTGAGTCCACCAATTTTTATTGAGTGAATACAGTATCTGTGGGTctatgtgtgcatctgtgtgtctgtgtatatgtggTATCTTATAGTTGAATAAATTACGTCTATAACCTGAACATATTTTCAAAGGAGCTCCAACAGGACTGAATGATAGTTTCAACAGGCTGTACCTGAGGCTTAGAAATGGGTCTCAGAAAACAAGAGAatgcaaaaaaaagagaaaataagttcCTGCCCTGTGTTTCATGCTGTTAGTTTTCCCACTTAATCATCACAAGTGCTAtactttattaatttattttatatatatgtatatatttggaaCATGAGCATAATTAATAAATGCTTGTCAACAAGACTCCCATCCACCATAGAAAAATTCAAAAAACTTATTTGAATTTGCCAAAGTCTTGCGCAGTAATGTTCACCTAAACTTGttcaaaataaaatgagatgTAGGCTGTCGTTTGCAACTAGACATATCAGTTCTATCTTCTTAACTCAGTTTTGCTTGACAAACTTGAACACCCTTCTCCTTTCTCTAGTTTGAATtccaaataaaacacaaaaattgTGGGAGAAATAATTTGCcaggagttttattgaggaagaagaaaataatttgcaGAACAATTTTATATGGCCCAAGAAATTAACTGGAAGAGTCATATGACTTTAAACTTATGATcattattctaatttttaatattcaGTTCTGTAGTGTCACTGTCAGGTGGAATCCattgaatggcaatgggttttttttaaagcatgagtTGATAAAGAATGAATTAAACAGTCAttgtacatgcaaatataaacacTGTAGAAACATTTTCTTAGTAATTGAGTGATGAGATAatggtttttcatttatttaatttctgtttctctgggTATTTACAAATTTATCTTTCACTGCATACATGACACTTATATAATTTAGAATTTTCTTTGGTCTTGGGAAATAACTGGTATTTCTCTTAAATTGAATCAATGATGGGTAATCAATCCCTTTTTACAGAGACCTTTCACTTCACTCCTGTTGTGGGAAATGATAATCTCATTTTGTGGTTGAAGTGACACATCTGACTTAGCTTTTATGCTGACGAAATTGAGATCCGCACAGTTGAATTAACTTGGGTACAGTTACCAGTTGTAAAAGCAACTGTTGACAGAATTGGAGCAATCCTTTAAGAATCTACCCACACTGGTAAACGTCTTTTCTAGTAAATACTTTCATACAATCtcatgttctttctttttcaaattgtGCCATTCCAGGTTCTTTATAGCAGATCCTTTGCCTGTAAGTTTACTTAATATATAAGagtagttttcaaattttttgtccACATGCCATTAAATTAGTTTTGTAAATGTATATACACCCCAGGAATTCAATTTgacatataaaatatttcatcatAAGCTTAAATATCAGAAAGAAGTGTAATCTACATTATACATCATAATTCATTCAAACTATGGAAAAAATCATTTTGAACAATCAGATTtatatttttccttcttctcctaaagtcatatttcaaTTTAACTTTCCTCATAATGACATTTTATGAATCACactcttatttttaatttcttataatgCTTTTAGTGTTATTCAAATTTCTCTTTCGAGTAAGTTTATTTTATAACAATACAATAGAAATTACACTATTGAGTTATAATGGAATTGCAAATTTAGAAAAAACATaattaatcaaaatttaaaaaaatcattggaaatatttgtttttctgagGAGAATATTTTGATTTTCAATTAAGATTTATTAACATATACATGGCAGAATAAAACTTACCTAGAAGACAATAAATTcagcctcaattctgcttctattTTTTAATAGCTCAAAATGCTTAGATAATTTGGTCACTTTAAAAGTAAACAGGGATAGAGGCTGTTGAAAATTGTGTTGTAATTGAAATGAGCAATTACACTCAATTCTTTCAATTCTATCCAAACTACCTGCCAATTTCTCACACTCATCTttcatcaaaaatattttttgaaatgtaTACAGCATAAGTAGATTGCCTTCCAAATTTTGTTGAAAGCTAATATATTGGAAACAACTTTTCCTTCACAAAGTTTTGCTACTCATTATGGTGGACTGAAAACATAGCCCCAAGTCTCCAAGCCTTCCAGTACACTTTGCAGCTGTGCACATCAGGTGGTTGAATCAGTTTTACCAATCCTTGAATGTAGTTTACTCCTGAGAATTATTTTGGCTAACAGAGGTGACAAAAGTGACATTCAGTCCAGTTCTAAGACTTTGAGAGGCTTTGATGCTTTTGCACACTCTCTTGGAACAATGTGAAACTgccatgtgaaaaaaaaagagactagaATATTGGCTAACGGGAGAAACATAGCCCAGTTATCCAGTTCTTCAGTCATACCAGCTAATGTCTAGCCCACCACCAGACTTGAGAATGAGACCCTCTTAAATCAACTGACCAGACAGTTTTTCCCATAAGGTAAGCCAAGATCAACAATGCATAGGTGACATCAGCAGAACTGCCTACCTGACCCATGCAATTGTGAGAAAAAACAAATGGTGGTTGTTTCAACAAATACATTTTTGAGGGTTTTGTTCACAGTAAAGGTACCGGAAATACTTGACAGCCATTCGCAGGGCTACACAACTCACTGTGAGAAACACCATTGAAAATTTGCCAAGATTTGCCAGCCTGGCCACCCAGGGAAGAGATAAACTTAGACACCTGGGTGCCATCCTAGAAatgtatctttcttttttttaatttaatttttttttgatagtttacacagcaagtcagattcccatctgacaatttccacacaattTTTTGTTTTAGTAAGATTA from the Loxodonta africana isolate mLoxAfr1 chromosome 7, mLoxAfr1.hap2, whole genome shotgun sequence genome contains:
- the LOC100668510 gene encoding olfactory receptor 5D18-like; translation: MLLSDSNKSGVPFALLGFSDYPELKIPLFVVFLAIYSVTVVGNIGMIVIIKINPRLHIPMYFFLSHLSFVDFCSSSIIAPKILENLVVEDRAISFLGCVVQLFLFGTFVVTESFLLAVMAYDRFVAICNPLLYTVAMSQRLCAMLVGESYAWGVGCSLTLTCSALKLSFHGSNIINHFFCEFSSLLSLSCSNTYLNELLLFIIATFNEVSVLLIILTSYVFIVVTILKMSSASGHRKVFSTCASHLTAITIFHGTILFLYCVPNSKNSRHNFKVASVFYTVVIPMLNPLIYSLRNKDVKNTVSKKKDIKFFFQ